A part of Biomphalaria glabrata chromosome 3, xgBioGlab47.1, whole genome shotgun sequence genomic DNA contains:
- the LOC106079475 gene encoding G-protein coupled receptor daf-37-like, which yields MDMVIFSGLLPLIGVCGLLTNILNILVLSKYGLHETTSLMLFSLSVSNLFYSLAQLFQRLHSFVALFDPILAMSVKTISIVYIVSIPGYFSAISNLHTTIIAVERLVAVCFPLKMSWVFTPYRVKLLLVFIYFYVVVLLMPTCFLYEPSWIFDASTNKTIVAMKSTTFFKKNFDSITQYLYLGLPILLSTLPFVNTVVCSIVIGYKMTVRRKTSLIKMSSLSKDVKEKKVIKMMLTVCVVNSCLSLPVMAINIILVYNNTLIQSLSKMYYLLRTFNTVFSQVNATINFIIYISMSSKFASTLYEIYHCGVKKIKK from the coding sequence ATGGACATGGTCATCTTCAGCGGCTTGCTACCTTTGATTGGTGTTTGCGGCTTACTGACCAACATCTTAAACATCCTGGTATTGTCCAAGTACGGCCTGCACGAGACGACCTCACTTATGTTGTTCTCTTTGTCTGTGAGCAACCTGTTTTATTCCTTAGCTCAGCTCTTTCAAAGACTGCACAGTTTCGTGGCTCTGTTTGACCCGATACTGGCAATGAGCGTCAAGACCATCTCAATAGTTTACATTGTTTCTATTCCAGGCTACTTTAGCGCCATTAGCAATCTCCATACGACCATCATAGCAGTGGAGAGACTTGTTGCCGTATGTTTCCCGTTAAAGATGTCCTGGGTTTTTACACCTTATCGTGTGAAGTTGTTGctggtttttatttatttctatgttgTTGTACTATTGATGCCGACGTGTTTTTTATATGAACCATCTTGGATCTTTGACGCCAGCACAAACAAGACCATCGTAGCTATGAAGTCAACtacgttttttaaaaagaattttgatagcATTACTCAATACTTGTATTTGGGACTGCCGATCCTGCTAAGCACATTACCTTTTGTAAATACCGTCGTCTGCTCCATCGTTATTGGCTACAAGATGACCGTGAGGCGCAAAACCAGTTTGATCAAGATGTCCAGCTTGTCAAAGGATGTGAAGGAAAAGAAAGTTATCAAGATGATGCTGACAGTGTGTGTGGTCAATTCTTGCTTGTCTTTACCTGTAATGGCCATCAACATTATTCTTGTCTATAACAACACGCTTATTCAATCTTTAAGTAAAATGTATTATCTACTACGTACTTTCAATACAGTTTTCTCTCAAGTTAACGCTACCATTAATTTTATCATCTACATTTCCATGAGTTCTAAATTTGCATCAACTCTTTACGAAATTTACCATTGTGGagttaagaaaattaaaaagtag